From a region of the Geothrix sp. 21YS21S-2 genome:
- a CDS encoding nucleoside triphosphate pyrophosphatase: MPDDITLHVPPPILASVSPRRRHWMEALHIPYEVWAPEVDETPRPGEDPESMVVRLAQAKAEIVGIVNPDRWVIAADTTVAVDHHILGKPVSEADAVRMLMLIQGRSHQVHTGLCLRRNSEVYTLVDTANVFLRPLQKKQAEWYAASGEPMDKAGGYAAQGIAALFIERIEGSFATVMGFPVERFSELARRLGLLGLWVGMP; this comes from the coding sequence ATGCCCGACGACATCACCCTGCACGTGCCGCCCCCCATCCTGGCGTCGGTGTCCCCGCGGCGCCGCCACTGGATGGAGGCGCTGCACATCCCCTACGAGGTGTGGGCGCCCGAAGTGGACGAGACGCCCCGCCCGGGCGAGGATCCCGAGTCCATGGTGGTCCGCCTGGCCCAGGCCAAGGCCGAGATCGTGGGCATCGTGAACCCCGACCGCTGGGTCATCGCCGCCGACACCACCGTTGCCGTGGACCACCACATCCTGGGCAAGCCCGTGTCCGAGGCCGACGCCGTGCGCATGCTCATGCTCATCCAGGGCCGCAGCCACCAGGTGCACACCGGCCTCTGCCTGCGCCGCAACAGCGAGGTCTACACCCTGGTGGACACCGCCAACGTGTTCCTCCGCCCCCTGCAGAAGAAGCAGGCGGAATGGTACGCCGCCTCCGGCGAGCCCATGGACAAGGCAGGGGGCTACGCCGCCCAGGGCATCGCCGCCCTGTTCATCGAGCGTATCGAAGGCAGCTTCGCCACGGTGATGGGCTTCCCCGTGGAGCGCTTCTCGGAGCTGGCGCGCAGGCTGGGCCTGCTGGGGCTCTGGGTCGGGATGCCCTAG
- a CDS encoding BlaI/MecI/CopY family transcriptional regulator, producing the protein MTHPPRPTEAELKILRILWDLGPVPVKDVQAALACHQEYTYTGALRMLQVMLEKGLVARDESARSHVYRAAHPRESMEQGLVADLRDRLFGGSALALVQAALQAGSVSPEEKDRIRRLLGTSK; encoded by the coding sequence ATGACCCACCCCCCCCGCCCCACCGAAGCCGAGCTCAAGATCCTCAGGATCCTCTGGGACCTGGGGCCGGTGCCCGTCAAGGACGTCCAGGCCGCCCTGGCCTGCCACCAGGAGTACACCTATACCGGGGCCCTGCGGATGCTGCAGGTGATGCTGGAGAAGGGGCTGGTGGCCCGGGACGAGTCGGCCCGCTCCCATGTGTACCGCGCGGCCCATCCCCGGGAGTCCATGGAGCAGGGGCTCGTGGCGGACCTGCGGGACCGGCTCTTCGGGGGGTCGGCCCTGGCGCTGGTGCAGGCGGCCTTGCAGGCGGGATCGGTCTCCCCCGAGGAAAAGGACCGCATCCGGCGGCTGCTGGGGACGTCGAAATGA
- a CDS encoding transglycosylase SLT domain-containing protein translates to MNGAAPALGWALVHSVWQLAAVGAVAAVLLRVAGPERPRAQYGIALGALVLCLVLPALGFAQGLAVAAEAMPGPAGTEPALQALQAAPPVAESGRRLAWMAGHLGWVAAAWSLGVAGMAARLGGGWLTTVAWRRRARPAPDAWQGRFAGLARALGVRGRVLLLASARVATPVAVGLWRPVVLVPAALFTALPEAYLEALLAHELAHVARLDYLVNLIQGVIEVLCFHHPVVWWLSRRIRTVREHLCDDLAVRAIGDPRRLALALDALDDVQPNLTSMALAARGGILHERIRRLLNPPPATSSWSPGPAILLLAPFAVLALRAGAPAAPPINADPGAIAGLDTLAAREGLDPQLLRSVAWAESGLNPKAKSPLGALGILQVMPATATRFGARNLADPAEVAAAGARYLKFLLDRYQGDTARAVAAYNCGEEALDAGRAGTEAENYRGLVLDLLKARAVQPAAPLGQGWVDGTLRRTGSTWTVWTRVSHRGGLKLEFLPDNPDGKPYGTVKAGGGEPRDAWTESRPSVVMDLRGGTTVRVRCTDASGGASGEVRIPLDAAWKTFAFRMEARP, encoded by the coding sequence ATGAACGGCGCGGCGCCGGCGCTGGGGTGGGCCCTGGTCCATTCCGTCTGGCAGCTCGCCGCGGTGGGGGCCGTCGCGGCGGTCCTGCTGCGGGTGGCGGGACCGGAGCGGCCCCGGGCCCAGTACGGCATCGCCCTGGGCGCCCTGGTGCTGTGCCTGGTCCTGCCGGCTCTGGGCTTCGCCCAGGGGCTCGCGGTGGCCGCCGAGGCCATGCCGGGGCCCGCGGGCACGGAACCGGCCCTGCAGGCCCTCCAGGCCGCTCCTCCCGTGGCTGAATCCGGGAGGCGCCTGGCCTGGATGGCCGGGCACCTGGGCTGGGTCGCGGCCGCCTGGAGCCTGGGCGTGGCCGGGATGGCCGCGCGGCTCGGAGGGGGCTGGCTGACCACCGTGGCCTGGCGCCGCCGGGCGCGTCCGGCGCCCGATGCCTGGCAGGGGCGCTTCGCGGGCCTCGCGCGGGCCCTGGGCGTGCGGGGACGGGTGCTGCTCCTGGCCTCGGCCCGGGTGGCCACGCCCGTGGCGGTGGGACTCTGGCGTCCCGTGGTGCTGGTGCCGGCGGCCCTTTTCACGGCCCTGCCCGAAGCCTACCTGGAGGCGCTCCTGGCCCATGAGCTGGCCCACGTGGCGCGCCTCGACTACCTCGTCAACCTCATCCAGGGCGTCATCGAGGTGCTCTGCTTCCACCACCCCGTGGTGTGGTGGCTGTCCCGCCGGATCCGGACCGTGCGGGAACACCTCTGCGACGATCTGGCCGTCAGGGCCATCGGCGATCCGCGGCGCCTGGCCCTGGCCCTCGACGCGCTGGACGACGTCCAGCCCAACCTCACCTCAATGGCCCTCGCGGCCCGCGGAGGAATCTTGCACGAACGCATACGCCGACTCCTGAACCCGCCCCCAGCCACCTCGTCGTGGTCGCCGGGGCCCGCCATCCTCCTGCTTGCGCCCTTCGCCGTCCTGGCGCTGCGCGCGGGCGCTCCCGCGGCTCCACCCATCAACGCCGATCCGGGCGCCATCGCCGGCCTGGACACCCTGGCCGCGCGGGAGGGCCTGGATCCCCAGCTGCTCAGGTCCGTGGCCTGGGCCGAAAGCGGCCTCAATCCCAAGGCGAAGAGCCCCCTCGGGGCCCTGGGCATCCTGCAGGTGATGCCAGCCACCGCCACGCGCTTCGGCGCCCGGAACCTCGCGGATCCCGCGGAGGTGGCCGCCGCCGGCGCCCGCTACCTGAAGTTCCTGCTGGACCGCTACCAGGGCGACACGGCCCGGGCCGTAGCGGCCTACAACTGCGGCGAGGAGGCCCTGGACGCGGGACGCGCCGGCACCGAGGCCGAGAACTACCGCGGCCTCGTGCTGGACCTCCTGAAGGCCCGGGCCGTGCAGCCCGCGGCGCCCCTGGGGCAGGGGTGGGTGGACGGCACCCTGCGCCGCACGGGATCCACCTGGACCGTGTGGACCCGGGTGAGCCACCGGGGCGGCCTGAAGCTGGAGTTCCTGCCGGATAACCCGGACGGCAAGCCGTACGGCACGGTGAAGGCGGGCGGCGGGGAGCCCCGGGACGCCTGGACCGAGTCGCGCCCCAGCGTGGTCATGGACCTGCGCGGCGGCACCACGGTCCGCGTACGCTGCACGGATGCCTCGGGAGGCGCCTCCGGCGAGGTCCGCATCCCCCTGGACGCGGCCTGGAAGACCTTCGCCTTCCGCATGGAGGCCCGTCCCTAG
- a CDS encoding BlaI/MecI/CopY family transcriptional regulator, producing the protein MRHASTQPTDVELTILNVLWDRGPSTVRQVHEVLAARKDVAYTTVLKMLQTMFDKELVVRDDTERSHVYAAALERTQAQRGLLRDLLDRAFGGSARELVMLALQAGKLKPAEKAEIQRLLDGRKP; encoded by the coding sequence GTGCGACACGCCTCCACCCAGCCCACCGATGTGGAACTGACCATCCTCAACGTCCTGTGGGACCGGGGTCCCTCCACGGTGCGCCAGGTCCACGAGGTGCTGGCCGCCCGCAAGGACGTGGCCTACACCACGGTCCTGAAGATGCTCCAGACGATGTTCGACAAGGAACTGGTGGTGCGGGACGACACGGAACGCAGCCACGTCTATGCCGCGGCGCTGGAGCGGACCCAGGCCCAGCGCGGGCTGCTGCGGGACCTGCTGGACCGGGCCTTCGGGGGCTCCGCGCGGGAGCTGGTGATGCTGGCGCTGCAGGCCGGGAAGCTCAAGCCCGCGGAAAAGGCGGAGATCCAGAGGCTCCTGGACGGGAGGAAGCCATGA
- a CDS encoding M56 family metallopeptidase — MRTLGPELQSLAWALLHFLWQGLVIWAATALALRLARGPRARYVLACLGLAACVAWPLATFLLGLPGGPMAGPAQPIRLAAEALVPAPTWPLGLKVRLLPHLPALFTAWAAGALVLGLRLAGGWVRVQRLRWTGLSLARDLQDRVEVLAGVLGLGRPVRLRISSRVEMPVVLGALRPLILLPAAVVTGLSPAALDLILVHELCHVRRHDYLVNLTQGAVEVLLFYHPCVWWISGRVRAERELCCDDAAVAFGGDPEFYARTLNRLDDLRTPAPALAAGGGNVMLRIKRLLAPRPDPARIPWAALLCGAALSVMCGAGLWARTAETPRAAPKAVPVKAEKAPAAPVRPAPREEASPKAPEAAPGSTRESYLTRQAFFEWKEGTLAVIVVKNLTQGEIQEVLRRIDLLAEDQEGKGRFGGSWDFPGGRMTEKEAAACRSFRLEGVTTAAVRRVL, encoded by the coding sequence ATGAGGACCCTGGGCCCGGAGCTGCAGAGCCTGGCGTGGGCCCTGCTGCACTTCCTCTGGCAGGGCCTGGTCATCTGGGCCGCCACGGCCCTGGCGCTGCGCCTGGCGCGGGGGCCGAGGGCGCGGTACGTCCTGGCCTGCCTGGGCCTGGCGGCCTGCGTGGCATGGCCCCTGGCGACCTTCCTGCTGGGGCTGCCCGGAGGGCCCATGGCGGGTCCGGCCCAGCCCATCCGGCTCGCGGCGGAGGCCCTGGTGCCGGCGCCCACCTGGCCCCTGGGACTCAAGGTCCGGCTCCTGCCCCACCTGCCGGCGCTCTTCACGGCCTGGGCGGCGGGGGCCCTGGTCCTCGGGCTGCGCCTGGCCGGGGGCTGGGTCCGGGTGCAGCGGCTCCGGTGGACGGGGCTCTCCCTGGCCAGGGACCTGCAGGACCGGGTGGAGGTCCTGGCGGGGGTGCTGGGCCTGGGGCGCCCGGTGCGCCTGCGCATCAGCTCCCGGGTGGAGATGCCCGTGGTGCTGGGGGCGCTGCGCCCCCTGATCCTCCTGCCGGCGGCGGTGGTGACCGGACTGAGCCCCGCCGCCCTGGACCTCATCCTCGTGCACGAGCTGTGCCACGTGCGGCGCCACGACTACCTCGTCAACCTGACGCAGGGCGCCGTGGAGGTCCTGCTCTTCTACCACCCGTGCGTGTGGTGGATCTCCGGCCGCGTTCGCGCGGAGCGGGAGCTCTGCTGCGACGACGCCGCGGTGGCCTTCGGGGGTGACCCTGAGTTCTATGCCCGCACCCTGAACCGTCTGGACGATCTCCGGACTCCAGCCCCGGCCCTGGCTGCCGGAGGAGGCAACGTGATGCTGAGAATCAAGCGGCTCCTCGCTCCCCGCCCCGATCCCGCGCGGATCCCCTGGGCCGCGCTCCTCTGCGGGGCGGCGCTGTCGGTCATGTGCGGGGCGGGCCTCTGGGCCCGCACCGCCGAGACCCCCAGGGCCGCACCGAAAGCGGTCCCCGTGAAGGCGGAGAAGGCCCCCGCTGCCCCGGTCCGTCCGGCCCCGCGGGAAGAGGCGTCCCCCAAAGCGCCGGAGGCCGCCCCGGGGAGCACGCGGGAGAGCTACCTCACCCGGCAAGCCTTCTTCGAGTGGAAGGAGGGAACCCTGGCCGTGATCGTCGTGAAGAACCTGACCCAGGGCGAAATCCAGGAGGTCCTCCGCAGGATCGACCTCCTGGCCGAGGACCAGGAGGGCAAGGGCCGCTTCGGGGGTAGCTGGGACTTCCCCGGGGGACGCATGACGGAAAAGGAAGCGGCGGCCTGCCGCAGCTTCAGGCTGGAGGGCGTGACCACCGCGGCGGTGCGGCGGGTGCTCTAG
- a CDS encoding IPT/TIG domain-containing protein encodes MCSNINISKFLQDLVPAAAGLTLLLACGGGSGKGGAAAVPEVAPGSRVPELVSITPGKGKPGDLVRISGRNLLGAMVTFGGGEAVVRTRTDTVMVVVVPAGASGTVTIAARNDQGAATQGMDFTVEASPDPAPTPDPTSTPAPTPAPTPDPISTPAPAPAPDPSSTPTPTPTSSPMPAPTPTPTPTSSPAPAPTPTPTPTPVSTPTPKPTPAPTPRPAPAPTITGLNRLTGPVGADVVVTGTDFTSVKAVRFAGIPLPPGSYTVAGPDRILLRIPPAAPATLAPIEVETLTGLAQSRPFLVSRVLDIRVDAMSPLAGPPGTVVTLRGKDLDRAGPLMKDGVEIPNQLLVDGTTLHVPIPPGMASGPLTFRALSDATVPATPAFTVTAPPTQRVAFLDTPLAPKRVQPGAMPFLDPTNPGFDLLDFPAGMRTQQYGILNFPKAPLFHNYDPYLDNVRPGRHTGTFCTLALKLPQAFLEAVPRTLRDKVHALGLAEDRVDLYCVSQDMPYLDDAGYLFRPHYWTDPDAPATVTAPGAYNENRTVDVGLFDAAPAFHFQGHGPDDFFPGPVHVHDDGRFVLSSPAAVMNLEGLDHTTTAAFWTLVRLGDRAAATLHLFLNDADQMVMNARAKTTNSVRKLFWTAATMPGNPAAEKLTALMRPVVSAVHAGPVFSGHRDLLVTGSGFTGATRVRLGAVPAIIFKVLGDNLILATVPDMGGGPWTCTVTTPLGGEGS; translated from the coding sequence ATGTGCAGCAATATTAATATTTCCAAATTCCTCCAGGATCTGGTTCCCGCCGCCGCGGGGCTGACCCTCCTGCTCGCCTGCGGTGGCGGCTCGGGCAAGGGGGGCGCCGCCGCCGTGCCCGAGGTGGCCCCCGGCTCAAGGGTGCCCGAACTGGTCTCCATCACCCCCGGCAAGGGAAAGCCCGGCGACCTGGTGAGGATCTCGGGAAGGAACCTTCTGGGGGCCATGGTGACCTTCGGCGGCGGGGAGGCCGTGGTCCGGACCCGGACCGACACGGTAATGGTGGTGGTGGTGCCCGCCGGCGCCAGCGGCACCGTCACCATCGCCGCCCGCAACGACCAGGGCGCGGCCACCCAGGGCATGGACTTCACGGTGGAGGCCTCGCCGGACCCGGCACCAACCCCCGACCCGACTTCGACGCCGGCCCCCACTCCGGCTCCGACCCCCGACCCGATTTCGACGCCCGCTCCGGCTCCGGCGCCTGACCCATCTTCGACGCCGACTCCGACGCCAACCTCGTCTCCGATGCCGGCTCCGACCCCGACTCCGACGCCAACCTCGTCTCCGGCGCCGGCCCCGACCCCGACTCCGACGCCAACCCCGGTTTCGACGCCGACGCCAAAGCCGACACCGGCTCCGACCCCACGTCCGGCACCCGCTCCCACCATCACCGGGCTCAATCGGCTCACGGGACCGGTGGGTGCCGACGTCGTCGTGACCGGGACCGACTTCACCTCGGTCAAGGCCGTCAGGTTCGCCGGCATCCCGCTGCCCCCGGGCTCCTACACCGTGGCCGGACCCGACCGCATCCTGCTGCGGATTCCGCCGGCGGCCCCGGCGACCCTCGCGCCCATCGAAGTGGAGACCTTGACGGGTCTCGCGCAAAGCAGGCCGTTCCTGGTGTCGCGGGTGCTGGACATCCGGGTGGACGCCATGAGCCCCCTGGCGGGTCCCCCGGGGACGGTGGTGACCCTGCGGGGAAAGGACCTGGACCGGGCCGGCCCCCTGATGAAGGACGGCGTGGAGATCCCGAACCAGCTGCTCGTGGACGGGACGACGCTCCACGTCCCCATCCCGCCGGGCATGGCCAGCGGCCCGCTGACGTTCCGGGCGTTGTCCGACGCCACCGTGCCCGCGACCCCGGCGTTCACGGTCACCGCCCCGCCCACGCAGCGGGTGGCCTTCCTGGACACCCCCCTGGCTCCAAAGCGGGTCCAGCCCGGTGCCATGCCGTTCCTGGACCCCACGAATCCGGGCTTCGACCTCCTGGATTTCCCGGCGGGGATGCGAACCCAGCAGTATGGGATCCTGAACTTCCCCAAGGCACCCCTTTTCCATAACTACGATCCCTACCTGGACAACGTCCGCCCGGGAAGGCACACCGGGACCTTCTGTACCCTCGCCCTGAAGCTGCCCCAGGCCTTCCTGGAGGCGGTGCCACGGACGCTCCGGGACAAGGTCCATGCCCTTGGCCTGGCGGAGGACCGGGTGGACCTCTACTGCGTGAGCCAGGACATGCCGTACCTGGATGACGCGGGCTACCTGTTCCGGCCCCACTACTGGACGGACCCGGACGCCCCGGCCACCGTGACGGCCCCTGGCGCCTACAACGAGAACCGCACGGTGGATGTGGGCCTGTTCGACGCCGCCCCGGCCTTCCACTTCCAGGGGCACGGACCGGACGATTTCTTCCCGGGCCCCGTGCACGTGCACGACGACGGCCGCTTTGTCCTGTCCTCACCGGCTGCCGTCATGAACCTCGAGGGTCTGGACCACACCACCACCGCGGCCTTCTGGACCCTGGTCCGGCTTGGGGACCGGGCGGCGGCGACCCTCCACCTGTTCCTGAACGATGCCGACCAGATGGTCATGAATGCCCGCGCGAAGACAACGAATTCCGTGCGGAAGCTGTTCTGGACGGCCGCCACCATGCCCGGCAATCCGGCCGCCGAGAAGCTCACGGCCCTGATGAGGCCCGTGGTGTCCGCCGTCCACGCGGGCCCGGTCTTCTCCGGCCACCGGGATCTCCTCGTCACGGGTTCGGGCTTCACGGGCGCCACGAGGGTGCGGCTGGGAGCGGTTCCCGCCATCATCTTCAAGGTGCTTGGCGACAACCTCATTCTCGCGACCGTCCCCGACATGGGGGGCGGACCCTGGACCTGCACCGTCACCACGCCTCTGGGCGGGGAGGGCTCCTAG
- a CDS encoding NRDE family protein, translated as MCLILVAWQAHPRFPLVVAANRDEFHARPSAPAAPWPEDPRVTAGRDLEAGGTWLGIREDGRFAAVTNVREPGVPKGSLSRGHLTRDFLLGDRSPGDFAAAIDGSLHSGFNLLVADTGELWYRSNRDGAPRSLEPGVYGVSNHLLDTPWPKLTTARKRFALALASLPALNPCFDILADREIVPDERLPATGVPLEWERLLSAVFVQSEAYGTRASTVLARDRAGAFLFEERRFGPGGERI; from the coding sequence ATGTGCCTCATCCTCGTCGCCTGGCAGGCCCACCCACGCTTTCCCCTGGTTGTGGCCGCCAACCGTGACGAGTTCCACGCCCGCCCCAGCGCCCCAGCCGCTCCCTGGCCGGAGGACCCCCGGGTGACGGCCGGCCGGGACCTCGAGGCCGGTGGAACCTGGCTCGGCATCCGGGAGGATGGCCGCTTCGCCGCCGTCACCAATGTCCGCGAACCGGGCGTGCCCAAGGGCAGCCTCTCCCGGGGCCACCTCACCCGCGACTTCCTCCTGGGCGACCGTTCCCCCGGCGATTTCGCCGCCGCCATCGACGGCTCGCTCCACTCCGGCTTCAACCTCCTGGTGGCCGACACCGGGGAACTCTGGTACCGCTCCAACCGCGACGGCGCTCCCCGCAGCCTGGAACCCGGCGTGTACGGCGTGTCCAACCACCTCCTGGACACCCCCTGGCCCAAGCTGACCACGGCCCGGAAGCGCTTCGCCCTGGCCCTGGCCTCCCTCCCCGCGCTGAACCCCTGCTTCGACATCCTCGCGGACCGGGAGATCGTCCCGGACGAACGCCTCCCCGCCACGGGCGTCCCCCTGGAGTGGGAGCGCCTGCTCTCCGCGGTCTTCGTTCAGTCCGAGGCCTACGGGACGCGCGCCTCCACCGTGCTGGCCCGGGACAGGGCCGGCGCCTTCCTCTTCGAGGAGCGCCGCTTCGGCCCCGGGGGCGAACGGATCTAG
- a CDS encoding cbb3-type cytochrome oxidase assembly protein, translating into MDHPNWTLIIVFTAVGIAFAAGFVLFALWAIRDGQFKDVEGVKFRMLEDFNPKKGKREAKD; encoded by the coding sequence ATGGACCATCCCAACTGGACCCTCATCATCGTCTTCACCGCCGTGGGCATCGCCTTCGCGGCGGGCTTCGTCCTCTTCGCCCTGTGGGCCATCCGCGACGGCCAGTTCAAGGATGTCGAAGGGGTGAAGTTCCGCATGCTCGAGGACTTCAATCCCAAGAAGGGCAAGCGCGAGGCCAAGGACTGA